ATAAGCAGAAATTACAGTGATTACACACCTTGACAATAGCCTGACATCCAACTGTTACTATCTCATCAGGTGCAGCCAACTCAACAGACTTCGTTAACAGATGCGCTTGGGGACCTTTTCCAAAGTAGAGATTCCCAGTCCCGTCCCCATGAGGCCTGAGAATTCTTGTTTTGGAGATCGCTTTGGGCAGCATTGCTAGTCCACCTCCTTTGGAAGCTGCATGCCTgcgctcactttctcctttctcagagGTGGAACAGCTCTGGAAATTGTGGCTTCACTCATGAAGGACTTACCTCAGCAGACACACAGCCTAAAACATGTTAGCAATGACCTCGAGGCTGGTGTGTCAAAAAACCAGAGCTTTCTAGCTATAAATGCACAGCAACTCCTCCTGGCAGCTTTGAGGATGTGGTTGAGCTGGTAGTACCTGCCGGCATCTGTCAGCGGTCTTAGTGTGGGATGGATAGAATCCCTTCTACCAAACACCTGTCATTCTCACCATACCCCCTTTGTGTCTGTGATTCTGTGGCTGTCATTATGAACCATGCCAGCAAACCTCCCCTTGTAGAAACATTCCCAATGGGACCTTAGTCCTGCCTAGAGGCAGCACCCTGGTTTATGAACCCTAGAAGGTACTGAGGACAGAAGGGAGGAGCTTCAGATAGCAGGACATGGTGGCTATCTTGACCCCACAGGTCATGCTGCTGGAGAACTCCATCCTCTTGCTATTGGCCACTGACTTTCTGCAGGGGGCACCACGGACCAGCCTATGGACTGTGGCAGGAGTATCATCTGGATTTCTGATTGGTAAGACTTACTGAGCCTTCTTAGCCACGattcctcccccccacacacttgtatttgtattttattttatatttattctgtttattttcatgAGTTTGCACGtgtggtatgtatgcatgtttgtgcacatgttcgcatgatgtgtgtgcagatgccgcATGTGAGGTCCTGAAGTTGATTCCGGATGTCTTCCTTAACCATTTATTGAGTCgtagcctctcactgaacctagggcTTCCTGATTCCTaatagtctagctagccagcttgccctggaccttcccctgtctctgcttcccaagtgctgggattacaggcagctgCCCATCCCTCCCCAGCTTTTACATAGGTTCCCAAGCATTCACACTTCTGCAACAGGTCTTCAGTCCACCGAGTGGTCTCCTCCACCAAAACCtgtcgttttgtttgtttggttaattagttggtttttcaagacacggttttctctgtgtaaccctggctttcTTGGAATgcagaactctgtagaccaggctggccttgaactcagaactcagagctccgcctgcctctgccccttgagtgctgggtttaaaggtgttcCACCACGGCCTGGCTACAACTTGTATATTTTTTTATGAGCTGGAAAGACAGGGAATAGTTTAAGAGCCGTGAGTAGAAGATGGGACCCAGGCTGTGGGTAAGGAGGCTGCTGCCTGCAGCCTGAGACTCGGAACTTAGCTTTGTCTAACTGGCTAGACTGCTAAGAGCCTCAAACAAAGGTGGGAGCAGCCACATCTGTCCAAAATGCTGCCCGTAAATTGAGTAGAAGATGCTGATCTCTAAgctgcatgtgtgcgtgtgagtggCCAGTTGAAAGCCTAGGAGAGCCCGTGTCCAGAAGAGAGTCCGCCACCTACAAGTCAGCCTATTGCTCTTAGCCTGTGCCCAGTCATCTCCCTGTGAAGAGGGACTCCCTTGAGATATGATGGGACGGTCCTCACAGCTGAGAGGCTTAACCATTCATTTGGGATTTTCTAGTTCACAGGAGGTATGAACACTTCCAGTAAGCCCAGTAGACTGGGAGTAAAACTGTCCCCTTCTGCAGAAGGGACTGATCTGTGTAATGCTTTTCCCTTGCccaccagcaggtggcgctgGACACACCTCTGGCTTTCCTTTGGCCCTCTGGGAATCCCCACTAGGAAAGGAAGAGTGTGCCAAAAGAAAGAGCGGAAACAACGCAACTGTGAGTCAGTCCTTAAACCCAGGCGTTAGAGAATAGTATATCTGATACGTGTTTAAAATCACACCAAATTATGTTATTGCCAGACGTGATGGCTCATTTCTGTAAATCCAGGGCTTGGCAGCTGGAGGCAAGAGCATTGACGTGAATTCCAAGCCATCATGGCGTACATAGTGAatctgaggcaagcctgggctaagCAGAAAACCcctgtttatttaaaaaacaaaaaacaaaaaaaaacgaaaaGCAACACTCACAGGTAAAGTGACTATTTAGCATtcaagaagccctgagttcaatgcccaatACTACTATACATGAACTGTAGGCAggcagtggtacatgcctttatgcctttaatcccatcgcttagaagacagaggtaggaggacctctgtgagttcaaagccagcctgatctatggagtgagttccaggaccgccaaagctacacagagaaaccctgtcttgagaaagaaagggagagaaaaaaagagctaACTATATAAGCCATATATGATGtttcatgcctgcaatcctaacATTTAGCTCACGCAGGATTGacataagtttgagaccagcaaaGGCCATGTATCAAGGCTTTGTCCCAAGAAaacaagtaattttttaaaagaaaaattataagccaggtgatggtggtgcacacctttaatcccagcacttaggaagcagaggcaggtggatctctgtgagtttgaggccagcctggtctacagtatgtcaggacaggcagggctacacagacatcCTGTGTctcaaagaaggaggaggaggaggaggaggaggaggaggaggaggaggaggaggaggaggaagggaggaggaggaggaggagaaagatttaaagagagagaggaaagaaaaagaaaggaaggaggaagaaaattatagaagctggaaagatggctcggcagtAAAGAACACCGGCACCTCTTCCAGAGAACATGAGTTTCCACACGTGGAGTCTTATAAGGCTCTTTGGagcaccaggcaggcatgtggtacaccgacatacatgcaggcaaaacacatatacataaaatatttctcaaagaGTTATAGTTCCAAGAATACAGGCTTGAAATAGTTCCTGCCCGAATCTCAGCTCcccatttccttctttccctggACAAACATGTATTCAGTGCCTACTGCATGCTAGCCTTGAGCTCAGCCAAGAGTCCAGCAGTTGGTAGAAAATCAGCGCTCTCAGTGCCTCTGACTGCAGCAGACCCTGCTGCCTACCCAGCATCCGGGGTGCGTAGGGAGGGTAGCAAAGGTCAGCTGGTTTGCTGCTCTTCTCTGCCTTGGTAGAACTTACTACAAACGGTGAGTGTTTGGGCTTAGTATGCATCCACGGCATTGTATAGAAACTAGCACGTCAGCTGTGTCCAATACAGAGAACAGGAATGCTGGTCCTTGTCCCCACTTCCAAACCTACCGCACACCAGTGCCCTGTCTTTGTCCCCAGAGACACTGAGGGTCTAAGGGCAACGTCCTTTGGGTTCCCTCCTAGGGTCTGTCACGCTGCCATCTCCCGGCGCCTTCAGCCTCCTCCTCACACTTAGCTCACGTCTCCTGAATCTAACGAGCACCCTTAACCCAGGCACTTTCTCCAGTGTGACAGGAAACTGGAAACAGCGTGGGTGGCTTACTGGAATGCTCTGCTAAAGAGATTATTGCAGCAGTCAACACTTCTGATCGACATAAACGAAACTGACAACAGCGTGATTAAGATGTTTGTGCACAGAGGAAGTGTTGTTGTTCGTGGAAATGCCTTGATAGGGGCTTTTGAGGAGCGGGACTGACCTCTGCTTCAGACTCTTGTTTTCGAGGTTGCTTTCTTACCTCCTGCCTCCCCCGGCTTTGGCATCTGTCCACACCATGCCGGTGGTGGGATTCTGGAAGTTATGAAATTACTACTATGCCTCTGGTGCCCGCATGCAGGCACACATTTGCCCATAACTTGAGGGGTCAATGCCAGACGCCCTCCAGGCTGAGGCTCAACAGGAACGAAGCCACGGCTGTACATTCTTTTAGGTTCAGACACATTTATAGCGGTTAGATGCTGGGGCCTGTTTAAAACTCCTCCTGAACAATATCCAGTTCTGAGTCTCCCTACTGTAGGTCAAAATTATGCTGCTCAAAGTAGCCACCGAGACTGCCACTCACGGGAGGATATCGGGTGTCCCAGAATGTAACCTCATGTTCTCctttgtactgttttcttctCAGGCAGTGTCTCGCTGGTTCTTTATTATACCTTGCTACATCCAAAAGCTGCAGACATCCAGCAGAGCTTCCAGAGGAGATGCTGTGGCCCCATAGAGAATGACAAAGCTGAATCAGAGGCTTCTCCCAGGGCCGTGGTTCCAGCAGGAGAGAGGTCAGAGAGCTCAGGCTGGTGCCAAGAGGAAAGCTATGAGCTAACCAGTCTAGATAAGGCCTCCAGCCCAGAGCAGAGTACGGCAGAGGTGGGGCTGGGGGATCGGAGATCCGGGGAGTATTCCTTCTTTAGCCACCACCACTGGCTGTTGGTGAAACTTGCTCTCAAGACAGGAAGTGTATCTAAGATCAACGCAGTCCTTGGAGGTGACAGCTGTGGCTACTCCTGTTCCCCCATGTTGGGGTTGAGTCAACACTGTAATCTGCAGAGGAAGCCCCTGTTTTCCCAGAAAGATCTCCCATCCTCTCCTTGTGACCCTTTGACCTTGGAGAAAGGCTCTGAGTTCGCAGGTGCTCCGAAAGCAGAGATGGAGTCACTGGAAACTTCAAGTTTTGTCTCCTTTGCCAGCGAGCATGAGGACAACTCAACCACCCAGAAGCCACCAGCTCCACAGGAGGTAGACAACCTGAAGGATGGGACCGAGGCTGACCTGGAAGCCCAGGGGAAGGATGCGGATGGGCCTCtgaaaggggaggaaggacagGCAAGCACAACACTGTACTTCAGTGCCACCATGGAAAGGACCACGCCCTCCTACCAAAGAGGCAGCCCAGCGGCCCTGCAGGCATCCCACTCGGGGATACTGAAAGAGAGCGGGCCTGTGCAGCCTGCTTCGCCCCAGGCATCCACTAAGCCCTTTCCTGTTACCATGGCCAACATTAGTCCCATTCCTGGCAGAAACTTCTGCCCCAGTGCAGGCCTCCCTGGGCGAGCCCCAGATAGCTCAGAGAGTGAGGAGTGGAGGGAGCCTGCCAAGGACCTATGTGCACAAAGGTCATTGCCAGGGACGAGCCTGAGACCCACTGAAGAGCCACAATTCACATCGACCCCTAAGTCTGAGTCTACCCAGAGGGACCACagctgcagagacaggaggaaacaggaagtgagttTCTTCATCTGATCTTAGCCGGGGTGGAACGGGTTGAAACATCAGACTGGCAGTTCAGCATCATGGGAAGAGAAAGCCCACACCTGATGTCTGTGTCCTGCTTCTGATCTCTACCTGCACACCTGAAAAGATGAAGGAACAGGATAGGATGATGCCTAAAATCTCCCCTCGCCCGACGTATGCGCAGCAGAGAGTCAAGTGCCGTGGCAACAGGCAAAAGGGTTTCCGGCTCCTTTTATGAAGTACTTGAGCCCCAGCGCATCTCTCTTGTCTGCGACTTCCTGGAAATGCAAAAGGAAAACCTGGATTCCAGTTTCATCCCGGACTCTTTGTAATTAGCTGTTCTTCACGTGGGACGCTTATTAATCACTTGTTAAAAAATGCTTTGGGggatggagatatggctcagcagttaagttatgctattccagaggaccctggttcaattccatGGAAACTCATgatcacctgtaacttcagtctcAGCAGAGACGATacgctcttctggcctctgtggacactacacacacatggtacacagacacacatgcaggcaaaacacccattcacatacaatttttaagaataaaaacaatgtgcTTCCTAGATACGTTATTTTTAGTCTCTTATTGCTACAGAACACATTCTTTCTGGATATAAATGAGAACTATGCTCATAACCAACATAACTGAGCACCATTTTGAGTTCAGATCCCTTTGACAGGACGGAAGTAACAGCTAGGCACAGAGGTTGTTTGGTGTCTTTTGACTGAACtagctgggttttgtttgtttgtttgtttgtttttatgtgcattagtgttttacctgcagatatgtctgtgtgagggtgtcagagctgccatgtgggtgctgggaattgagcccggatcctctgcaagagtagtcagtgctcttacctctgggctatctctccagcccccagtccggttgttttaagacagaacctcagtcttactatgtagccaaggatggcactgaactcctggtcctttctcctccaccatccaTACTTCCTTCAAACCAACCATTGGGTCTCTGTTTGCTTTTTAAGCTATTTCCTTCATGTCTACACTGTGTTCCCTTTCCCATTCAATATACAAAAGCATCATCAAGGGAAAGAAACATCCTTGCCCAGATACTCAATTCCTTTCTAACTCTTCTCCTGAAGGCATTCTTTGCTGACACGTTATTCCTGTtatttcccagagttctccttccCAACTGGTTAAGGAAGCCAAATCATAAACCATCAAAGAGCAAAGCATGTGTGGGGGGTGCGTGGTTTGCCCTCTCCAGACACCTCTAGGTCCTGAGGCCATCACAGGGCCTGAATAAGACAATGGTGCTGCCTAGCTCAGCATCCCCAATTGGGGATGAAAGAAGGATGCTACGGTACATGAgttagcaaggcaggaagtaaggGAGTTTGTTAACAGTGACACCGGTGCACTACAGTCATTGTGCTTCCGTGGGGTCAGGCTCCTGTTCTCTCTAGGCTCACCCCGAACCAGATGAGAACAACGTGggcctcttcctgcttcctaacAGACATCCTCCATGTCTCCTATCACATCCACTTTAGTGCTGCCTTTGCCTCTCTTCCCAAGCCTGTCCTGGCTAAAGTTCATCTACATCTCACTTTCCCTCCTGCAGGGGATCTTCCTACACTTTGTTCCCATTgtcaccaacaccaccaccaacacacatacacacaca
The sequence above is a segment of the Chionomys nivalis chromosome 20, mChiNiv1.1, whole genome shotgun sequence genome. Coding sequences within it:
- the Xkr5 gene encoding XK-related protein 5, giving the protein MYAGLLGLSALLQAAEQSARLCTIVYHFSTGHLLWGWLALSLLLPGILVQALSYLWFRADGHQCHWWLVSLHLLQLGVWKRHWDSVAAALWQGREAPCSGQLRLQEADLSALRLLEALLQTGPHLLLQVYVFLASDFTDVVPGVSALLSWLSLSWALVSYSHFLSVMKPGHRTMLWAALLCQHFWRMGMLGARVLSLVLFCRVYRVWVLVVGGAHWLVMSFWLVAQQSNIVESTCHWRLFNLLVGAVYIFCYVNFWDSPSRSRMASFYLVMLLENSILLLLATDFLQGAPRTSLWTVAGVSSGFLIGSVSLVLYYTLLHPKAADIQQSFQRRCCGPIENDKAESEASPRAVVPAGERSESSGWCQEESYELTSLDKASSPEQSTAEVGLGDRRSGEYSFFSHHHWLLVKLALKTGSVSKINAVLGGDSCGYSCSPMLGLSQHCNLQRKPLFSQKDLPSSPCDPLTLEKGSEFAGAPKAEMESLETSSFVSFASEHEDNSTTQKPPAPQEVDNLKDGTEADLEAQGKDADGPLKGEEGQASTTLYFSATMERTTPSYQRGSPAALQASHSGILKESGPVQPASPQASTKPFPVTMANISPIPGRNFCPSAGLPGRAPDSSESEEWREPAKDLCAQRSLPGTSLRPTEEPQFTSTPKSESTQRDHSCRDRRKQEVSFFI